The genomic interval AGGATCGATGCGACGGTACTTGAGGAGCATGTCTCCGCTCGGACCTACCAGGACGGCGGTGTCGTACAATGCCGCTCCGTCCCGCTCAAGGATGCCGAACGCGATGTGGATGCGGCTGGACTTGGCGAGGTCGGCGAAATGAGCCACCGCCGGTCCAGGTACCGGTTCTCCCAGCATCAGGTCGTGCCGGGGATCGTTGTTGAGGATCAGTCCTGTTGTCGCAGCTTCCGAGAACAGGACAAGGTGTGCCCCCGCCTTTGCCGATTGTGTCACAGCAAGGTCCATTCGCTCGATGTTCTTTGCTGAATCAGTCCCAACACGATGTACCACCAGCGATACGTTCATCCTTTCTCCTCCTTTTCAAGTCTGACTCCCGCCAGTCGCTGCGCAGTTTTGGAGCCCTCCAGGCACGCAGGACTGTCAAGTGCTCTGGCCTCATCATAGTTGAACGTCCTTCTTTTGCAACAGTGCCCGTGAGACACCAGAACGCTTGAAGCCCTATGGATCGAATTCGGGGCTTGGATTGACTTCTGCGTCATTGCCGTATCCCTGGCGCTCCCAGAAGCCTTTGAAGTCAGGATCGGTCGATAGCTCGATGCGTACGACCCACTTGCGCCGCTTGTATCCCCACTTGTCTTCCGCCGCCCAGTGGTGTGATCAATTGTGAACCCCTTGGGGTCAGACCCCAAGGGGTTCACAATTGATAGGGAGGGGATGAGGGAGCGCAGGACGGCGAGGTTGTGGGCGTAGGCGCCGTCGCCTCCGGGCGTCTCCAGAATGCCGGGGATCTTGTTGAATCGCGTGTCGGCAAGCAGGAGACGAAACGGTTCCAGGCCTACCTCACCCTGTCCGATTTCTGCGTGCCGGTCGATCTTCGAACCCAGCACACCCTTGGAATCGTTGAGATGAAACGCCCGGACATTGTTCAAGCCGAGGGCGCGGTCCAGGTCGTGAATGGTCGCGTTGTACCCTTCTCGAGAGCGGATGTCATAGCCTGCGCCGAAGATGTGGCACGTATCGATGCAGAAGCCCACGCGTGCGGGGAAGTGGCACAGGCTGCGTATGGCCGCGAGTTCCTCGAACGTGCCGCCCAGGACGGAACCGGCGCCCGTGGTGGCTTCGAGCAGCACCATGGTACGGTGTGCACGGGTATGCCGGAAGATGTAGTCAAGGCTCCTGGCTGCCACCCCGATCCCCTTTTCGGCTCCTTGGCCACGGTGAGCCCCAGGATGGACGACGAGATACGGGATGCCCAAGTGTTCCGTCCTCCCGATGTCGCTAACCATGCAGTCCCTGGACTTGGCCAGAAGGTCGGGGTCGCGGGCGGCAAGGTTGACGAGGTAGGTGGCATGGACCGTTCCGGGGACCAGGTGATTCAGTTTCATTCCGCGCTTGAACCCGGCGATTTCGTCCCGTGACAGGGGTGGTGCCTGCCACTGAAGCTGGCTCTTGGTGAAGATCTGAAGCGTCTCGCAGGTGGCCTCGAGGGCATTCTGAGGGGCGTTTGCCACTCCCCCCGCGATGGACACGTGTGCCCCGAGGATCATCGGCCCGATTCTCCATTCATCTCGCGGACGAGGAAGAACGTCTGACCGCCATACCGCTCGACCCTGAAGCGTGGATCGGCACGCAGAGCGTCGAGGACCGGCAATGGGTCGATGCCGGAGTTGACGAGCAGCTCGATTGCCTGGTCCTCGCGCATGGGATGTCTCTTGCAGACCCCGGCGAGCGTCTCCAGCGGGTCCGTACCGGCGGCGATAGTGAAGGCGCCGAAGTCGAAGCCCGACGGCTGTGCCCCTCCCAGCGCTTTCTCGGCAAGCACCAGTGCTTCGGGCGTGATGGGACGGGCGAAGTCTTCGGCAGGAGGACGGATGGGCGTGTCGACGAAGACGCGGTCCGGTCCGACGGACTGCAGGACCCATCGTGTCTGGTCCAGAGTCTCCGGAGAGTCGTTGATGCCCTCGAGCAGCATCATGTCCACCCAGAGCTGGCCCCTCCTCCGCATGTGGGCAAAGTCCAGCAATCCCTGTTTCATGGCCTCAAACGCGATGCCCGGACATGGTCGGTCGATGCGGCGGAAGAGTTCCTCCGTAGGGGCGTTGAACGAGGTGAGGACGATATCTGCTTCGGCCAGCGCTTCGCGCACAGCAGGTTCGGACAACAGCGCGCCGTTGGTGATGACCGCGATGGGGATGCTGCTGAGCCTCCGCGCTCCCCGGATCAGGTCCCCCAGGCGAAGGTAGAGGGTCGGCTCGCCGTTGCCCACGATCGAGATGTGATCGGGCGGCGGCGACACGTGTCTGAGTGCATCGTCCAGTTCGGCGAGGATGTCCTCCAGCTTGAAGTACTCCTCGCGCTCGTTCGTCAGGTGGTCTGTTCGCCCGAGCATGCAGTAGATGCAGCTGAAGTTGCACGTCTTGTCGGGGATGGGGCTGATGCCGAGGCTCCGGCCCAGACGCCTGGATGGAATGGGGCCGTAGATGTAACGGTAGGTCATGGGACGGATCTCCTTTCGGGCATGGTCCGCACGCTCACGACGTGTTGGGTTGCGGACGATGCGTCCGCCGAGGGACAGCGCCGTTCCAGTGGACAGGCGAGACACACTGGGCGCGCCCGGCAGTGTTCCTTAGCCAGACGGACCAACAGGGCGTGAAACTCATTGAACAGGTGCACGTCTTCGGGTAGTCCCGCGATGAAGTACTGTTGTGCGCTCTCGTAGGTGGCGTTTTCGGGCAGGAGGCGCAGTCTGGATCCGATGCGTCGCGTGTAAGCATCAACGACAAAGACCGGCTTACCGATCGCGTAGAGCAAGATGCTGTCTGCGGTCTGCCGGCCCACTCCACGCAGAGCCAGCATCTCGCAGCGCAGAGCGTCGGCATCTTCGGACGCCAGACGGGACAGGTCCCCTGAGGTACGCTGGGCGACCCACTGGGCGAGGATCCGGAGATACCGCGCCTTGACCCGGTAGGTACCGGCGGGCTGGATAGCCTGTTCGAGGTCCGACGCAGAGAGAGCAAGTAGACCAGTAGCTGTCATGGCATTCGCGGCTTTGAGCGAGGTGATCGCTTTCTCGACGTTCGACCACGCCGTGTTCTGGGTAAGCACTGCGCCGACGGCAACCTCGAACGGCGTGTCGCCGGGCCACCAGTGCTGTGGTCCCCAGGCGGCCGCCAGCCGCGTGTATGCGTCGAGAAGAGTCGAATCTGCTTGGGTTCTCATAGGTTCACTCAGACAGCGTACCCCGCAAAGGCTCCTGCACAAGTGGACAATGTGTGGTATCCGCCTGGGGTTCGAAAGGGGCACAGTGGTTGACAACGGGCTGATTGCCCAATATCCTGTGCTGTTATGACTAGTACGGAAACCAAAAGAACGAACAAGCTCAGACACCTTGGCCCTGCGCTATCGCCGTATTGGCCGCAGTATGTCGGCGGCATCATCATTCTTGGCACGGTCGACGTCATACAGACGGTCATCCCGGGGATAACGGCACGCGTCATCGACGAACTGGCGGTGTTCAGGGCGGGCCCTCGTGAGCTGGGCGCTGCGCTGCTCCAGATAGGTCTCCTGGTCGTTGCGATGACCATCGGGCGGTATCTCTGGAGGTATCTGCTGTGGGGTTCGGCCCGGCGGGTTGAAGAGCAGATGCGCCGCAACCTCTTTGCCAAGTTCATGGCGCTTTCAGCCGAGTTCCACGACCGGCACAAGACGGGAGACCTGATGGCGCTCGTGACCAACGACCTCGAGGCCGTGCGGGAGGCGCTGGGCGACGGCCTGCTCATGATTTCGGACTTCATCATCATGACGACCTTCACACTGATCGCCATGTTCCGCTTCAACCGCTCACTGACCCTGATGACGCTGGTGCCTCTCGTGCTCATCGCGCTCGTCGTGACGCGCTCGGGCCCCATCGTATTCCGGCTGTTCAAGCGCGTGCAGGACGCGTTCTCCGCCCTGAGCGATTATGTGCAGGAGGCCATGACCGGCATCCGGGTCATCAAGGTCTTCACCCGAGAGGACGCTGCGACGCGCGGCCTGCGGGAACGAGCCATGGACATCGAACGTCGCAATGTCAGACTCGTGACGGTCTGGGGACTGACATTCCCCCTCATCGACTTCCTCGGTTCCATTGCCACACTGATCCTCCTGTGGGCAGGCGGCCTGCTTGTCACAAGGGGACAGTTCAGTATCGGAGGGCTGGTGGCGTTCAACACGTACATCGGCATGCTCGCCTGGCCGATGCTTGCGCTGGGCTGGGCCATCAACCTGTTCCAGAGGGGGCAGGCCTCCCTTGCCCGCATCAACGAGATCCTCGACATGCAGCCGACCATCCTCGAGCGGCCTGACGCCCTCACGCTCGGCGACATGCATGGGGAGATCGAGTTTGACCACGTGACGTTCGAACGAGAGGGAAAACGCATCCTCGACGACGTCAGCTTCCACGTTACGCCCGGGCAGAAAGTCGGTATCATCGGCCCCATCGGGTCAGGCAAGACGACGGTCGTTTCACTGCTGACGCGTGCCTATGACACGACGTCGGGACGGGTCCTGATCGACGGCCATGACGTCCGCGACTACCGCGTCAAGGACCTGCGGCGGGCAATCGGCGTTGTGACCCAGGACGTGTTCCTGTTCTCGGACTCGCTCGAGGAAAACATCAACGTGACCGACCTCCCGGTTGGTGCCGAAGAGGTCCAGGAGGCGACCAGGCTGTCCGGTATCTACAAGAACATCATGGAGTTTCAGGACGAGTTCAGTACCGTGGTCGGCGAGCGCGGTGTCACACTGTCCGGTGGTGAGAAGCAGCGTGTCACCATCGCGCGCGCCATTCTCAAGAAGCCGCGCATCCTGGTCCTGGACGATGCCCTGTCGGCCGTGGACGCCGACACCGAGAAGCATATCCTCGACAACATCGCAAACTTCGAGACAACACCGACGACCGTCGTCATCAGCAACCGCATCTCTGCGCTGCGGCATATGGACAAAGTGCTGGTGCTCCACGACGGACACGTCGAGGAGGAGGGGACGCACAGCGATCTCCTGCGGGCGAAGGGCATGTACTGGCATATCTTCAGGAAACAGCTGGTGGAGCGCAAGGTGGAGAAGGAATGAGCGAACCGATCACACAGGAAGAAGTCAAAGAGCGTTCATTCGACATGACGCTGATGCGCCGCCTGCTGCACTTTGCGAGGCCACAGGCCTGGCTGCTGCTGCTGGCATTGGTGCTGGTCTGCGTCCTGAACGCAGGCGATATCCTGAAACCTCTGATCGTCCGCAGCGCCATCGACCAGTACGTCGATCCCACCTCGTCGAGATTCGTCCGGCTGGAGTCTGCTGAGGACGCGAAGCTGGTGGACAGTCTGGTTCCCGCGACCGCACGGTTCGCGCTGGATGGCCGCTCTTACTATGACAAGACCGAGCTTGCTCATGCGGGACGTATCCTGGGCCGCTCCCTCGCCGGGACCCAGGTCTCGTTCTACGTCATCACCCCGGACAAGGCTGCACAGCTTGGACCCGAGGCGCTGGCCGCGTACACCAGCCAGACGGCGCCCGTGCTCTTCGCAGCGCCAGTGCCCGCCTTTGCGGAAGGATCCTTCCTGATGAACGTGGAGGACCTCCAGCGTCTGCCCGCCACAGAGCGTGAGTGGCTCCGCTCGGCGGACAAGGCCGGCATAGTACGCCTGTCCCTCATCTTCCTCGTGGTCGTCGCGATCATGCTGGTCGTCGCGTATGGCAACAGGCTCCTGCTGGAGGTCGTGGGTCAGCGAGTGGTGTACGACATCCGCGTCCAGCTCTTCCAGCACATCGAGCGTCTTCCCTTCAGCTACTTCGACAAGGCCCCGTCTGGTCGTCTCACGACGCGGGTCACCAATGACATCGCTGCGCTGGCCGACATGTACGTCAACTCGCTGGTCAATCTGGCCAAGGATTCGCTGCTGCTGGTGGGCGTCCTCGTCACGATGTTCACGCTGAACGCATTCCTGACGTGGATCCTGGTGGGCGTGCTGGCAGCCGTCATCGTCATCACCGCCACGCTTCGCATCCCCATGCGCGATACCCACCGCATGGCGCGGACACGCCTTGCCCGCATCAACGCATTCATCGCCGAGCGCCTGCAGGGTGTACGTATCGTCCAGCTGTTTGCGATCGAGGAGAAGGAGAAGGACAAGTTCGACGTCATCAACCGTGACTTCACGCGTATCCGACTGCGCCTGGTCCATCTCAACGGCATCTTCCGGCCGCTGGTGGGCGCTCTCTCGACGTTCGCCATTGCCCTCCTCCTGTACTTCGGGGGAGACCGCATCCTCGGTGGCACCCTGTCCTTCGGAACGCTCATCACGTTCACCTTCTATGCGGCGATCTTCTTCCGCCCCGTGCAGGAGCTTGCAGAGCAGTTTGACACCATCCAGTCGGCAATGGCCTCCGCCGAGAAGATCTTCCGTGTCATGGATGAGCCGGAGGAAGACTATACTCCCGAGTCATTTGACGGCCGTCTTCCCTCTTCATTCGAGATCGAGTTCCGGGACGTTCACCTGAGCTACAACCAGGGTGAGGAGATTCTCAAAGGGATCACCTTCAAGGTCGAACAGGGCGGGTCTGTCGCACTGGTCGGCTCGACGGGTGCCGGGAAGACGTCCATCACGGGGCTGGTCCCGCGGTTCTACGACGTCGACAGCGGACATGTGCTGCTCGGGGGCGTGGACGTTGCGACCCTGCCCGCTGAATTCCTGAGGCACAGCGTCGCGTTTGTCATGCAGGACGTGTTTATCTTCAGCGGCAGTGTCCTGGACAACATCGCCCTGTTTGAAGAGCATCCCGACGAGCAGCGCGCGAACGAGATCGTCGACTACCTGGGCATGGGGTTTGTGAAGAACCTGGAGGGAGGTCTGCACTACCATCTGTACGAGCGTGGAAACAACCTCTCCTCGGGCCAGCGGCAGCTCATCTCGTTTGCCCGGGCGCTGTACTTTGATCCCAACGTGCTCATCCTTGATGAGGCCACCTCCAACATCGATACCGAGTCCGAGGCCGTGATCCAAGCGGCCATACGCAAGATCCTCAAGGGTCGTACCAGCATTATCGTCGCACACCGCCTGTCGACCATTCGCACGGTCGATCGCATCCTCGTGGTGCAGAAAGGGCGTATCAGCGAATCCGGAACACATAAGGAACTGCTCGCACAGGGCGGCATCTACCAGAGCCTCTACGAACTCCAGTCTCTGAGCGAAGAGAAGATCTGACAGCGTCGTCCCGGAACGGTTGACAATGCGCGCCATGGCGCTATACATGCACGGGACGGTGTCTTGTTCCGCCGGCCGGAGGGGTGCGCTGTGGAACTCAAAGGACTTGTTCTACATCAGCGGTACAGGATCTACGAGCAAGCAGGGACGTCCGGCATGGCCATGGTCTGTCTGGCCAGCGAAATTGCGACGTCCGCCGTCGTGACAGCTCTCGTCCTCGAACCGCCCATCACGCGAGATGCCGGCATCGTGCGGCGCTTCCTCAGGTCCGCGGAAATGGGCTGTCGTTCCGGACACCCGTATGTCGCGCCCATCGAAGACTATGGCGAGGAACAGGACATCTGCTACATGGTGACACGGTTTGGCCAGCAGGGGGCCACGCTTGCCGAGCTGGAACGCAAGCATGGGGCATTACCCATGGTTCAGTCTGCGTGGATCTGCTCATGCGTCGCCTCTGCACTCGAAGGGGCCGTCGCGTACGGCGGTATACCATTCCACGGTGCGCTGCGTCCCGCAGGCGTCATCGTCACGCCATCCGGCGATGCCCAGGTTACAGGCTTCGGTACCGCGCCCGCGTCGGGAGCTCTCGATCCCGTCCTTGGAGAGAGGGCTGTAGCGTATGCGGCTCCGGAACAGACTGAGGGCCGTGCCGTCGATGTTCGAACCGACTTGTACACGCTGGGGACGATGCTGTACGAGATGCTGACAGGGCGCGTGCCCTCCACAGCAGAGGTTCGTTCGTTTCTGTCGTTCGAGGGTTCCGCTCACATGGAGCAGTTCCTGAGGAACATCCCGAAGCAGCTGCACCCTGTGCTGTCGGGCTTGCTGCAGTGGGACCCCGACGAGCGGTTCGCATCTCCCGGCGACGTGATCGACGCGCTGGCAGAAGCAGGGTTCCCGGCACCGCAGCGACCCCTGATGGAACCGACAGGACCCGGAGGGGAAAACGGTCCAGAGCTGGACTCCGATACGAGTCTTCATCCAGAACTGCTTGCTGTACCCACGGTCGGGGTGGGCGAGCTGTATATCCAGGAGAAGACCGGCGAGCGTCCCTCCACCGACGACGTGGTGCCACTGGCGGGAGTCTCCGGGACTACGGACGTTCCTCGTCCCGCAGAGGGATTCTCCTGGGAGACCGCTGCCCCGCCGTCCGGCGAGCCTCTTGTTTCGCGTTCCGTTCCTCTGCCACCGCAACGACGGCGCCGGGTTGTACCGATCATCGTGGCCGCGCTGGTCGTGGCCGCCCTGGCGTATGTCGCGATTGCCAAACCCTTCAACAATGGTTCCTTGCCCCCCGACGGGACGGCTGTCAAACCACCCCCCGGCCAGACCGTCACGACGGGCGCGCTTGCCGTTACGTCGACGCCACCCGGAGCATCCATCATCCTCGACG from Coprothermobacter sp. carries:
- a CDS encoding endonuclease, encoding MRTQADSTLLDAYTRLAAAWGPQHWWPGDTPFEVAVGAVLTQNTAWSNVEKAITSLKAANAMTATGLLALSASDLEQAIQPAGTYRVKARYLRILAQWVAQRTSGDLSRLASEDADALRCEMLALRGVGRQTADSILLYAIGKPVFVVDAYTRRIGSRLRLLPENATYESAQQYFIAGLPEDVHLFNEFHALLVRLAKEHCRARPVCLACPLERRCPSADASSATQHVVSVRTMPERRSVP
- a CDS encoding radical SAM protein produces the protein MTYRYIYGPIPSRRLGRSLGISPIPDKTCNFSCIYCMLGRTDHLTNEREEYFKLEDILAELDDALRHVSPPPDHISIVGNGEPTLYLRLGDLIRGARRLSSIPIAVITNGALLSEPAVREALAEADIVLTSFNAPTEELFRRIDRPCPGIAFEAMKQGLLDFAHMRRRGQLWVDMMLLEGINDSPETLDQTRWVLQSVGPDRVFVDTPIRPPAEDFARPITPEALVLAEKALGGAQPSGFDFGAFTIAAGTDPLETLAGVCKRHPMREDQAIELLVNSGIDPLPVLDALRADPRFRVERYGGQTFFLVREMNGESGR
- a CDS encoding ABC transporter ATP-binding protein, giving the protein MSEPITQEEVKERSFDMTLMRRLLHFARPQAWLLLLALVLVCVLNAGDILKPLIVRSAIDQYVDPTSSRFVRLESAEDAKLVDSLVPATARFALDGRSYYDKTELAHAGRILGRSLAGTQVSFYVITPDKAAQLGPEALAAYTSQTAPVLFAAPVPAFAEGSFLMNVEDLQRLPATEREWLRSADKAGIVRLSLIFLVVVAIMLVVAYGNRLLLEVVGQRVVYDIRVQLFQHIERLPFSYFDKAPSGRLTTRVTNDIAALADMYVNSLVNLAKDSLLLVGVLVTMFTLNAFLTWILVGVLAAVIVITATLRIPMRDTHRMARTRLARINAFIAERLQGVRIVQLFAIEEKEKDKFDVINRDFTRIRLRLVHLNGIFRPLVGALSTFAIALLLYFGGDRILGGTLSFGTLITFTFYAAIFFRPVQELAEQFDTIQSAMASAEKIFRVMDEPEEDYTPESFDGRLPSSFEIEFRDVHLSYNQGEEILKGITFKVEQGGSVALVGSTGAGKTSITGLVPRFYDVDSGHVLLGGVDVATLPAEFLRHSVAFVMQDVFIFSGSVLDNIALFEEHPDEQRANEIVDYLGMGFVKNLEGGLHYHLYERGNNLSSGQRQLISFARALYFDPNVLILDEATSNIDTESEAVIQAAIRKILKGRTSIIVAHRLSTIRTVDRILVVQKGRISESGTHKELLAQGGIYQSLYELQSLSEEKI
- a CDS encoding ABC transporter ATP-binding protein produces the protein MTSTETKRTNKLRHLGPALSPYWPQYVGGIIILGTVDVIQTVIPGITARVIDELAVFRAGPRELGAALLQIGLLVVAMTIGRYLWRYLLWGSARRVEEQMRRNLFAKFMALSAEFHDRHKTGDLMALVTNDLEAVREALGDGLLMISDFIIMTTFTLIAMFRFNRSLTLMTLVPLVLIALVVTRSGPIVFRLFKRVQDAFSALSDYVQEAMTGIRVIKVFTREDAATRGLRERAMDIERRNVRLVTVWGLTFPLIDFLGSIATLILLWAGGLLVTRGQFSIGGLVAFNTYIGMLAWPMLALGWAINLFQRGQASLARINEILDMQPTILERPDALTLGDMHGEIEFDHVTFEREGKRILDDVSFHVTPGQKVGIIGPIGSGKTTVVSLLTRAYDTTSGRVLIDGHDVRDYRVKDLRRAIGVVTQDVFLFSDSLEENINVTDLPVGAEEVQEATRLSGIYKNIMEFQDEFSTVVGERGVTLSGGEKQRVTIARAILKKPRILVLDDALSAVDADTEKHILDNIANFETTPTTVVISNRISALRHMDKVLVLHDGHVEEEGTHSDLLRAKGMYWHIFRKQLVERKVEKE